The DNA sequence CCAAATGAATCATCCCACCGGGCACACAAAAAGCTTTACTATACTTTCTATTGGGGTAAATGTATTTATTTCACTTCTTTGTTCATTCTAAAAATTAGCCTGCTTAATCATTCCCACCTTGATATATTAATTAAAATCCAACCGATCCTTTAAGTGTATACCAGTTTTACATGCCTAATTTTCCAAATAGCGCCAAGCTCTGCAACACTCTGCTATCAAGTTTCGCTTATGCACATAGTATATTGTATACATTGTACCTCATCATTTACCTAATAATAGTTGTTTTTGCGGGCACTGATGAATTTGCGCTTGAAGAGCAGGATTCCGAAGGCACTTCTTAAGACCCATGCAAAGAAGCTTTTATCAGGTGTGTGGCAGCTGCAAATGCCCACATACCCTGATAGATTCGTTATTCATTATTTACAGGGAATAATCAGTGATTATCAGTGGAATATTTTACTGCCGCCATTGACAGGATTATTAAAACTTATCTACTTTATATTTTATATTATTATAAGTTTATGTCAATCAAAACTTTGATATTTTTTTCACATATACTGCGTTTTTGCTTTATTTTTCTGTCAATTATATCATTTTTCTTATATTTTTGACTTAATTTTCAATATAGACCGAGTAAATCGGATGCTATTCATGTATACATTCCAAATTGCTTTACATTCGTGATGAAACATAATAAAATTAATACATAAATACTTACTTAAAAAACGAATTGGAGTTGATTGTTATGAATAATACTACAATCGATCTCTCTCATCACAATTCTCGTCATACCGAATGCTGTACCTGTATGAAAGGCTATCCGAAAAAATGCAGCTGCGGCGGATTAATTCATGCTGAATCAACTGATAGTGAGTCCTTTGGATTACTGGTTGTGTATAGGTGTGACTCTTGTAATTTTGTTTATGATGTTCAGGAAGAAGAGTACTAAAAAACGTACCGTGTTTTTCTTATATTAATGTCAATTAGTACATTTAAGCATATGTTAACATATTGTTTTCATATGCTTTTTTGTTGTCCACGAAAGTTCGTTTATTTGTGTATATCCATGATTCTGGGGGCAACTGACAAATTTATATTCTGACAAGCCTTTTCTACACTATTTTCATCTTTTATTGAATAAAATCTATATATACATATCGTTGCATTAGTAAATTAATTTTAGCTTACTAAGCATGCGACAAAACAAAGGAGGTTTTTCTTATGAAGAGGATTTTAACCCTACTGCTGGTAGTATCACTGTTAGTCGGTTCCATCTCATTTGCCGCCTGCCCAATTGAGGGTTCGCTGCAGAAGTCTGCAATAAGTCTTGTTCCTCCAAACGAGGGAAAAATAGCTGCTATGCTTATAAAGCAAGGTGCAATAAGCAAAAGTGCTACCCCTGAGGAAATTGAAAGTGCAGTAAATACATATCTCCACAAAAAAATGACAGCCGCTGCTGTAATAAATTCAGAGGCTGATAAGCAAAGTTTGCTCCGAAGTATTGTAACCTGTGGGGAAAAAAATCTCGACTACACCAACCTTCTTCACGGAAAAAAATTTGGCAAAGGTATGACAACACCTCAGGGAGCATCGAATATTCCCTGGAATGGAGAAGTAAAAAAAGCCAGGCTACTGATACTTCTTGCTGAGTTTGGCAATGACGTGTATGACGATGGACCCCTTCATAATAATATTGAAAAGCCAGGTGTCCAAAACAACTCGGATATGTGGGTAAAGAATTTCAGCCTGGAACACTACAACAGAATGTTGTTCACCAAAGGTGGCTATGACGCTGTTGACAAAGATGGCAGCAGTTTGCATCTGGATAGTATGATAGACTACTATCTTGAACAATCAGGAGGAAGTTTCAGGGTTGAGGGAAATTCTTACGGCTGGTTCAAACTTCCACATTCTGAAGCCTACTACGGCGACAATACGGAAGACGGTACTGATGATAAAGCTCCAGGAAACCCAAGGGATCTGGTCAAGGATGTATTGTCAGAAGCGGCAAAAGCTGGAGTACCCTTTGAAGATTATGATTTGGAAGATCCTTATGACCTGGACACTGACGGAAATTTTTATGAGCCTGATGGAATAGTCGACCGCCTCGTTATTGTGCATGCTGGAATCGACGAAAGCGGTGGAGGAGGAGCACAGGGAACAAATGCACTTTGGGCTCACAGTTGGGATCTGGGAGGTTTATACAAAATACCCGGTACAGAAATAAGGGCGTATAATTACATAATGCAAGGAGAAAACGGAAGTATAGGTGTATTCTGCCATGAGTTTGCGCATGATCTCGGAATCCCTGATGAGTATGATACCAGGTATAGCGGCAATGGAGATGCAGTGGGATTCTATTCGCTGATGTCAAGCGGCAGTTGGACGGGAAAACCTCTGGGAACCAAACCGGCATCAATCAGCCCATGGGGACGGATAATGCTCCAGGGAATTTATGGCGGTAACTGGATAAGAGTAAAGGAAGTTGATTCATCTGCCATTACAAAGGACGGGGTTAGTTTAAACCTGGATCAGTCAACAGTTAGAGGCACCAACAGCCAGGTTATCAAAGTTAACCTGCCAAAACAAGCCGTACAGACAGTAGCACCATTTGAAGGCAGTTATGAATGGTTCAGTCAGAATAAAAATGATCTTAACACATCTATGGCCACTACTCTTACTTTACCTGAAAGCAGTC is a window from the Clostridia bacterium genome containing:
- a CDS encoding immune inhibitor A, coding for MKRILTLLLVVSLLVGSISFAACPIEGSLQKSAISLVPPNEGKIAAMLIKQGAISKSATPEEIESAVNTYLHKKMTAAAVINSEADKQSLLRSIVTCGEKNLDYTNLLHGKKFGKGMTTPQGASNIPWNGEVKKARLLILLAEFGNDVYDDGPLHNNIEKPGVQNNSDMWVKNFSLEHYNRMLFTKGGYDAVDKDGSSLHLDSMIDYYLEQSGGSFRVEGNSYGWFKLPHSEAYYGDNTEDGTDDKAPGNPRDLVKDVLSEAAKAGVPFEDYDLEDPYDLDTDGNFYEPDGIVDRLVIVHAGIDESGGGGAQGTNALWAHSWDLGGLYKIPGTEIRAYNYIMQGENGSIGVFCHEFAHDLGIPDEYDTRYSGNGDAVGFYSLMSSGSWTGKPLGTKPASISPWGRIMLQGIYGGNWIRVKEVDSSAITKDGVSLNLDQSTVRGTNSQVIKVNLPKQAVQTVAPFEGSYEWFSQNKNDLNTSMATTLTLPESSHITLDFWTWFFIEEGYDYAYIDVSTNNGINWTNLKTYNGSSNGWINEKIDLSPYSGKQVKIRFMCTTDGGYLEKGIYLDSIKVVTSDGNVIFQDNAETDTGSWEYRGNGFTRYQGFEHKDNYYLIEWRTPKGTDAALNYGYNWVDPIAGTVEFFPQEPGMLVWYANDAYVDNWVGIHPGYGFLGIVDSHPTPIVANGVDIRTRIQIHDASFSLTSVPDKVFTFFGKTKLLQGKQAVPEFSDSQSYWNNKAPSAGLQLPKFGLKFKVAGQSQDNSTTEIVLYK